The Pricia mediterranea genome includes a window with the following:
- a CDS encoding lipid A-modifier LpxR family protein: MEADRIAFDRPYAGLLYGRFETVYTFNRSFLKGTLLLGIMGPASLAGKFQDWFHDEITHDPIFDEWKYQVPNQSIFNADLTYGYDFLPNRKWFDVYSAINARLGNLYIDASPTLGVRFGKFNKLAHSLATDNAILLNPADWELLVQATIGGSVNLFDGTAQGSLFRRDFEYAVDDLKLFNAVTTLSLYATFKRISLGIEHHFLYGKVVPTERHVYARTIFKYRF; this comes from the coding sequence ATCGAAGCGGACCGCATTGCGTTCGACCGTCCCTACGCCGGACTGCTCTATGGCCGCTTCGAGACCGTCTATACCTTTAATCGGTCATTTCTTAAAGGGACGCTGCTTCTCGGCATCATGGGTCCCGCTTCGTTGGCAGGAAAATTTCAGGATTGGTTTCACGACGAGATAACCCATGACCCCATCTTCGACGAATGGAAATACCAAGTGCCGAATCAATCCATTTTTAATGCCGATCTCACCTATGGTTATGATTTTTTACCGAACCGCAAATGGTTCGATGTGTACAGCGCCATAAACGCCCGCCTCGGAAACCTGTACATCGACGCCTCCCCTACCCTTGGGGTACGATTCGGGAAGTTTAACAAACTGGCACATTCCTTGGCCACGGATAATGCAATCCTTTTGAACCCGGCGGATTGGGAACTTTTGGTCCAAGCTACTATCGGTGGCAGCGTAAACCTATTTGATGGCACGGCCCAGGGAAGCCTTTTCCGTCGCGATTTCGAATACGCCGTCGATGACTTGAAACTATTCAATGCGGTCACGACCCTGAGCCTCTATGCTACTTTCAAACGCATTTCCTTGGGTATCGAACATCATTTCCTATACGGAAAGGTGGTCCCTACAGAACGGCATGTCTATGCCAGAACGATTTTCAAATATCGGTTTTAA
- a CDS encoding DMT family transporter gives MTKPRIALVVGILGISIFPVLVKLGYTSGLISAFYRMAIAFVLLVPIVLLKKQWRWPGVPLTLLAVLSGVLFGSDVAVWNIAIEESTATQASLLTNLSPIWVGMGMFLFLKDRPTVNFWIGTLVALLGMVVIVGFHFFAQLEFDRAFVFGILSGVFYAAYLLVSKKVLAQMNIPSFMLINLFASSIFLGVINLLAGEAFYGFEPAAWTVLGIQAVVCQLMAWFALNYAIRHIRTTRVSLSLLAQAFITAVLAWALLGEAITLQMVFGGIILLFGIAITFINKPLFDFQYLRMGGTGPKPRFKTDI, from the coding sequence ATGACAAAACCTAGAATCGCTTTGGTTGTGGGAATCCTCGGAATCTCCATCTTTCCCGTCCTTGTAAAATTGGGATATACTTCGGGACTGATTTCCGCATTTTATCGGATGGCAATCGCTTTTGTCTTACTGGTGCCCATCGTGCTCCTAAAAAAGCAGTGGCGGTGGCCCGGTGTGCCATTGACTTTACTGGCTGTCCTGAGCGGGGTGTTGTTCGGTTCGGACGTTGCGGTCTGGAACATAGCCATAGAAGAATCTACCGCTACCCAAGCCTCCCTCCTGACCAATCTTTCGCCCATTTGGGTGGGGATGGGAATGTTCTTGTTTTTAAAGGACCGTCCGACCGTTAATTTTTGGATCGGCACCTTGGTGGCCCTATTGGGGATGGTCGTGATCGTCGGCTTTCACTTTTTTGCGCAACTGGAATTCGATCGGGCCTTTGTCTTCGGGATACTTTCGGGTGTTTTTTATGCCGCTTACCTCTTGGTCTCCAAAAAGGTGTTGGCGCAAATGAACATTCCTTCCTTTATGCTCATCAATCTTTTTGCTTCCTCTATTTTTTTGGGGGTGATCAATCTTTTGGCGGGGGAAGCGTTTTACGGATTCGAACCTGCCGCTTGGACGGTGTTGGGCATCCAGGCCGTTGTTTGTCAGCTGATGGCCTGGTTTGCGCTCAACTATGCCATCCGGCACATTCGCACAACCCGGGTGTCGCTGAGTCTGTTGGCGCAGGCCTTTATCACTGCCGTATTGGCGTGGGCGCTTCTCGGTGAGGCCATCACCCTGCAAATGGTTTTCGGGGGAATTATATTGCTTTTCGGGATTGCAATAACATTTATAAACAAGCCTCTTTTTGACTTCCAATATCTGAGGATGGGAGGCACCGGTCCAAAACCTCGCTTTAAAACCGATATTTGA
- a CDS encoding sugar phosphate isomerase/epimerase family protein — MNTRRNFLEKSVLATAAATILPAMSWAKGFRKPENNDLKLSLAQWSLHRALEKGEVQAVDFARIAKEDYNVSAVEYVNQFYMDKALNDQFWSQLKGRADDVGVKSLLIMVDNEGDLGNPVATDRKTAVTNHFKWVDAAKVLGCHSIRVNAFGKGTKPQLQAALVDGLGSLAGYGEKQDINVLVENHGLHTSDGAFMANILQQVDSPFLGTLPDFGNWCLSKQWGSIQNDDCEKVYDPYQGVADFLPYAKGVSAKSYAFDEKGNETIIDYRKMLQLVKDSGFDGYIGIEFEGETMAEPEGIRATKKLIEKVWSELD, encoded by the coding sequence ATGAATACAAGAAGAAATTTTTTGGAAAAGTCGGTCCTGGCTACAGCTGCCGCTACCATTCTTCCGGCCATGTCTTGGGCCAAGGGATTTCGTAAACCGGAAAACAATGATCTAAAGCTGTCCCTGGCCCAATGGTCCCTGCACCGGGCCTTGGAAAAAGGGGAGGTGCAGGCCGTCGATTTTGCTCGGATTGCCAAGGAAGACTACAACGTCTCAGCGGTCGAATACGTAAACCAGTTTTACATGGATAAGGCGTTGAACGACCAATTCTGGTCTCAATTGAAAGGTCGGGCCGATGATGTTGGTGTTAAAAGCCTGCTCATTATGGTGGACAATGAAGGGGACTTGGGAAATCCGGTGGCTACCGATCGGAAAACCGCGGTAACCAACCATTTTAAATGGGTAGATGCCGCTAAAGTTTTAGGATGCCATTCCATCCGTGTCAATGCATTTGGGAAGGGTACCAAGCCGCAATTACAGGCCGCCTTGGTCGATGGCCTGGGAAGTTTGGCCGGGTACGGGGAAAAACAGGACATCAACGTGCTAGTGGAAAATCATGGATTGCATACGTCCGACGGAGCATTTATGGCAAACATCCTGCAGCAAGTGGACAGTCCCTTTCTGGGTACATTACCGGATTTTGGCAATTGGTGTTTGAGCAAGCAATGGGGCAGCATCCAGAACGACGACTGTGAAAAAGTGTACGACCCTTATCAGGGCGTTGCGGACTTTTTGCCCTATGCCAAAGGGGTCAGCGCAAAATCCTATGCTTTCGATGAGAAGGGAAACGAAACCATCATCGACTACCGAAAAATGCTTCAGTTGGTGAAGGATTCGGGTTTTGACGGCTATATCGGTATCGAGTTCGAAGGAGAGACAATGGCCGAACCGGAAGGAATCCGGGCGACAAAGAAACTTATCGAAAAGGTATGGTCGGAGTTGGACTGA
- a CDS encoding NAD(P)H-dependent flavin oxidoreductase encodes MNNRITELFDIDYPLIQAGMVWASGWRLASAVSNAGGLGIIGSGSMYPEVLREHIEKCQRATDRPFGVNVPLMYPDVDKLMEIIVELGVKIVFTSAGNPKTFTSYLKENGARVAHVVSSVRFALKAQDAGVDAVVAEGFEAGGHNGREETTTLVLVPAVREAIAIPLIAAGGIATGRAMLAAMVIGADGVQVGSRFVASPEASSHALFKQKVVEAGEGDTHLTLKELAPVRLLKNKFYRDVQDAYARGATAKELRTLLGRARAKRGMFDGDMEEGELEIGQVSALIHEIKPAAEIVSEVMEEFESVKKSIANL; translated from the coding sequence ATGAACAATCGTATCACGGAACTTTTCGACATCGACTATCCGCTTATTCAGGCCGGGATGGTCTGGGCCAGTGGGTGGCGTTTGGCCTCGGCGGTTTCGAATGCCGGGGGCCTGGGCATTATCGGGTCCGGCTCCATGTACCCCGAAGTATTGCGCGAGCATATCGAAAAATGCCAACGGGCAACGGACCGGCCTTTTGGGGTAAACGTTCCTTTAATGTACCCGGATGTGGACAAGCTCATGGAAATCATCGTCGAACTCGGGGTGAAAATTGTGTTTACTTCCGCCGGCAATCCCAAAACCTTTACATCGTATTTAAAGGAGAACGGAGCACGCGTGGCGCACGTAGTCAGTAGTGTCAGATTTGCCCTGAAAGCCCAGGACGCGGGGGTCGATGCCGTAGTGGCCGAAGGTTTTGAAGCGGGGGGACATAACGGACGGGAAGAAACTACTACGTTGGTCCTGGTTCCCGCCGTACGTGAGGCCATTGCTATTCCGCTTATTGCTGCCGGGGGTATCGCTACGGGCCGCGCCATGCTGGCAGCCATGGTTATAGGGGCCGATGGAGTACAGGTCGGCAGTCGTTTTGTGGCCAGTCCCGAAGCTTCCTCCCACGCCCTGTTTAAACAAAAGGTAGTGGAAGCAGGGGAAGGTGATACCCATTTGACCTTAAAAGAGTTGGCGCCCGTGCGGCTGCTGAAGAATAAATTTTATCGCGATGTTCAGGATGCATACGCTCGTGGCGCTACTGCCAAAGAGCTGCGGACGCTGTTGGGCCGCGCTAGGGCTAAACGCGGCATGTTCGATGGCGATATGGAAGAGGGCGAACTGGAAATCGGACAGGTATCCGCCCTTATCCATGAAATCAAACCTGCCGCTGAAATCGTATCGGAGGTGATGGAAGAATTCGAGAGCGTCAAAAAGTCGATTGCCAACCTGTAA
- the mnmA gene encoding tRNA 2-thiouridine(34) synthase MnmA, translating into MKKVVIGLSGGVDSSVAAYLLKEQGYEVIGLFMKNWHDDSVTISEECPWLEDSNDALIVAEKLGIPFQTVDLSREYKERIVDYMFAEYERGRTPNPDVLCNREIKFDVFLKIALQLGADFVATGHYCRKGILKNSDGTETFQLFAGKDTNKDQSYFLCQLSQQQLAKTLFPIGELTKPEVRQIAADNDLITADKKDSQGLCFIGKVRLPDFLQQKLKPKKGVIVEVPSDIARYHASAPEFKGTSDELAYHAQKPLYHKEDGRVVGEHQGAHFYTKGQRKGLNVGGTKEPLFVIDTDVDENIIYTGQGKAHPGLYRRTLFVTDDELHWVRSDLALRVDETMEVMARIRYRQPLQKATLYKIDGGLYVDFQEKQSAITEGQFVAWYLEDELVGSGVIS; encoded by the coding sequence ATGAAAAAAGTGGTAATTGGACTTTCGGGAGGGGTAGATTCCAGCGTGGCCGCGTATCTTTTAAAAGAACAGGGGTACGAGGTCATAGGGCTCTTTATGAAGAATTGGCACGATGACTCGGTGACGATTTCCGAGGAATGCCCTTGGTTGGAGGATAGTAACGATGCGCTGATCGTCGCGGAAAAATTGGGTATTCCATTTCAGACCGTCGATTTAAGCAGGGAATACAAAGAGCGGATCGTCGATTATATGTTCGCCGAGTACGAAAGGGGGCGCACACCTAATCCCGATGTGCTATGCAATCGAGAAATAAAATTCGACGTTTTTCTGAAAATCGCGCTGCAGTTGGGAGCCGATTTTGTAGCTACGGGACATTACTGTCGGAAAGGAATCCTGAAAAATTCTGACGGAACCGAGACTTTCCAACTTTTTGCAGGGAAGGATACCAATAAGGACCAATCCTATTTTTTGTGCCAGCTTTCCCAACAGCAACTAGCCAAAACGCTGTTTCCCATCGGGGAGCTGACCAAACCCGAAGTACGGCAGATTGCGGCTGACAACGACCTGATCACGGCGGATAAGAAAGACTCACAGGGACTCTGTTTTATCGGGAAGGTGCGGCTTCCGGACTTCCTACAGCAAAAACTGAAGCCCAAAAAAGGGGTTATCGTCGAGGTGCCTTCAGATATCGCTCGGTATCATGCTAGCGCTCCGGAATTCAAGGGAACGTCGGACGAACTGGCCTACCATGCCCAAAAGCCTTTATACCACAAAGAGGATGGTAGGGTAGTGGGCGAGCACCAAGGTGCCCACTTTTATACCAAGGGCCAACGTAAGGGTCTGAATGTCGGGGGCACCAAAGAACCGCTTTTCGTGATCGATACCGACGTGGACGAAAATATCATCTATACGGGGCAGGGCAAAGCGCATCCCGGCCTCTACCGAAGAACGCTGTTCGTTACCGATGACGAGTTGCACTGGGTCCGGTCGGATTTGGCACTTAGAGTCGATGAGACTATGGAGGTAATGGCGCGGATCCGCTATCGGCAGCCCTTGCAAAAAGCTACCCTGTACAAAATTGACGGCGGCTTGTATGTGGATTTTCAGGAAAAGCAGTCGGCCATCACCGAAGGACAGTTTGTCGCCTGGTACTTGGAAGACGAACTGGTGGGGTCAGGGGTTATCTCTTGA
- a CDS encoding fasciclin domain-containing protein — protein MKSVNLKTLSALFLTLFLFVSCSNDDNGAPQVKPVDPTPPVESNTIVDVASDTDDLSTLVAAVTKAGLVETLQGDGAFTVFAPTNDAFQAFLDANDDFSSLDDIPAEALKQVLLNHVVGGENKSSSLATGYIASSSTAGVDGRALSLYVNTADGVMVNTATVATADVEASNGVVHIVDQVIGLPNIVDHATYNPGLTELVGALTADGNTTFTDLLSASDQMFTVFAPVNDGFMAFENSDGHEINNVLSNHVISGAALAAADLSNSYGNTLAANDDGDNLSIYFNTDDGVTLNGESTVAIADIVATNGIVHAVDTVIDLPTVVDFAVADSGNFSALVGALTAEGQPDFVSILSTPWGTDPAPFTVFAPVNGAFEALDAVPEGAALTAVLQHHVIAGANVVSGDLTDGLTAATLEGDELTFNASGETFTITDGAGNAGTNIAVANVQAINGVVHAVDTVLIPNTTEED, from the coding sequence ATGAAAAGTGTAAATTTAAAAACGTTGTCGGCATTGTTCCTGACGCTATTCTTGTTCGTTTCCTGTAGTAATGATGACAATGGTGCACCCCAGGTCAAACCTGTCGACCCAACGCCACCCGTGGAAAGCAACACCATTGTTGATGTGGCCTCGGATACCGATGATTTAAGTACCCTTGTCGCAGCGGTGACCAAAGCAGGATTGGTAGAAACACTTCAGGGCGATGGTGCCTTTACCGTATTCGCTCCCACCAACGATGCCTTTCAAGCCTTCTTGGATGCAAATGATGATTTCTCAAGTTTGGATGACATTCCTGCCGAAGCACTCAAACAGGTGCTGCTCAATCACGTTGTGGGCGGGGAAAACAAATCATCTTCGCTAGCGACCGGTTATATCGCTTCGTCATCAACGGCCGGAGTCGATGGCAGGGCACTTAGCCTTTACGTGAACACCGCCGATGGGGTCATGGTAAATACCGCTACCGTCGCCACCGCCGATGTCGAGGCATCGAACGGGGTCGTACATATTGTCGATCAGGTTATCGGCCTACCCAATATTGTCGATCACGCGACGTACAATCCCGGGCTGACGGAACTTGTAGGGGCCCTCACCGCCGACGGCAACACGACGTTCACCGATTTACTAAGCGCTTCCGATCAAATGTTTACGGTCTTTGCACCGGTCAACGACGGTTTTATGGCCTTCGAGAATTCCGACGGTCATGAAATCAACAACGTGCTGTCTAACCACGTAATTTCTGGAGCAGCCCTAGCTGCAGCAGATCTTTCCAATTCGTACGGGAATACCTTAGCTGCGAACGACGATGGTGACAACTTGAGCATCTACTTCAATACGGATGACGGGGTTACCCTAAATGGGGAGAGCACGGTCGCCATAGCCGATATTGTTGCTACCAATGGTATTGTACACGCAGTGGATACGGTTATCGACCTTCCCACAGTGGTGGATTTTGCGGTTGCCGATAGCGGTAATTTTTCTGCCCTGGTAGGTGCCTTGACCGCTGAAGGACAACCCGATTTCGTTTCCATTTTAAGCACCCCCTGGGGAACCGATCCTGCGCCATTTACAGTCTTTGCACCGGTAAACGGAGCTTTTGAGGCATTGGATGCCGTACCAGAAGGTGCTGCCCTAACCGCGGTATTACAACACCATGTCATTGCGGGAGCGAACGTTGTGTCCGGAGACCTTACGGACGGACTTACAGCTGCTACCCTTGAGGGGGATGAGCTGACATTTAATGCTTCGGGGGAGACCTTTACCATCACCGATGGTGCAGGGAACGCCGGGACAAATATCGCTGTAGCGAACGTGCAGGCCATCAACGGGGTAGTGCACGCTGTCGATACGGTCTTGATTCCTAATACTACGGAGGAAGATTAA